Sequence from the Streptomyces sp. NBC_00440 genome:
AGGACTCCGTCGACGCCCTGCTCGAAGCCAACGATCTCAAGGATCACGGCAGGACGCAGGCCGTCGTCGCGGTCGGCTGCATGGCCGAGCGGTACGGCAAGGATCTTGCCGAAGCGCTGCCCGAGGCCGACGGGATCCTCGGATTCGACGACTACGCCGATATCTCCGACCGCCTCCAGACCATCCTGAACGGCGGGATCCACGCCTCGCACACCCCGCGCGACCGCCGCAAGCTGCTGCCGATCAGCCCGGCCGAGCGCCAGGAGACGGCCGGTGTGGCGCTTCCCGGCCATGCGCAGGACACTCCGCCCGAGGACCTGCCGGAGGGAGTCGCCCCGGTCTCCGGACCGCGGGCACCGCTGCGTCGCAGACTCGGCAACAGCCCCGTGGCCTCCGTGAAGCTGGCCTCCGGCTGCGACCGGCGGTGCTCCTTCTGCGCCATCCCGTCCTTCCGCGGCTCCTTCATCTCGCGGCGCCCGTCCGATGTGCTCGGGGAGACGCGCTGGCTGGCGGAGCAGGGTGTCAAGGAGGTCATGCTGGTCTCCGAGAACAACACCTCGTACGGCAAGGACCTCGGCGACATCCGGCTCCTGGAGACGCTGCTGCCCGAGCTCGCCGAGGTCGAGGGCATCGAGCGGATCCGGGTCAGCTACCTGCAGCCCGCCGAGATGCGGCCCGGCCTCATCGACGTCCTGACGTCGACGCCGAAGGTCGCCCCGTACTTCGACCTCTCCTTCCAGCACTCGGCGCCCGGTGTGCTCCGCGCGATGCGCCGCTTCGGGGACACCGACCGCTTCCTGGAACTGCTCGGCACGATCCGCGGCAAGGCGCCGCAGGCCGGAGCGCGCTCCAACTTCATCGTGGGCTTCCCCGGCGAGACCGAGAGTGATCTGGCCGAGCTGGAGCGCTTCCTCACCGGCGCGCGGCTCGACGCCATCGGCGTCTTCGGTTACTCCGACGAGGACGGCACCGAGGCGGTCGGCTACGAGAACAAGCTGGACGCCGAGGTCATCGCCGAACGGCTCGAACACATCTCGCGGCTCGCCGAGGAGCTGACCGCGCAGCGGGCCGAGGAACGGCTGGGAGAAACCCTCTCGGTGCTCGTCGAGTCCGTGGACGGCGAGGACGGCGCCGTGGGCCGGGCCGCCCACCAGGCGCCCGAGACCGACGGGCAGGTCGTGTTCACGGCAAGCGAGGGCCTGGTCCCCGGCCGTATGGTCGTGGCAAAGGTGGTCGGTACCGAAGGTGTCGACCTGGTGGCCGAATGTCTTGGCGAGGAGGCAGCCAGATGACCGGAGTCCCGGCATCCGCTACGGGCGGTACCGGTGCCAAGCCGGCGCCCGCCGGAAAGCTGGGCGCTGCGGTGGTCAATCAGGTCAGCCTGTGGAACGTCGCGAATCTGCTGACCATGGTGCGGCTGGTGCTCGTGCCGGGGTTCGTGCTGCTGCTGCTCCATGACGGCGGGTACGACCCGGTCTGGCGGGCCTGGGCCTGGGCGGCCTTCGCCGTCGCGATGATCACCGATGTCTTCGACGGCCATCTGGCACGGACGTACAACCTGGTCACCGACTTCGGGAAGATCGCCGACCCCATCGCCGACAAGGCGATCATGGGGGCGGCGCTGATCTGTCTCTCGTACCTCGGCGATCTGCCCTGGTGGGTGACCGGCGTGATCCTGTTCCGGGAGCTCGGGATCACCCTGATGCGGTTCTGGGTGATCAGGCACGCGGTCATTCCGGCCAGCCGCGGCGGCAAGATCAAGACGCTTGCGCAGGGCACGGCGGTCGGGATGTACGTCCTGGCTCTGACCGGTCCGCTGGCGACCATGCGGTTCTGGGTGATGGCGGTCGCCGTTGTGCTGACGGTCGTGACCGGGCTCGACTACGTGCAGCAGGCCGTGACCGCGCGCCGCAAGGGGCTCGCGGCCGAGCGGGCCGCCCGGTGACCTCGGCGGCCCGGGTGCTGGAGCTCCTGGCGGACCGGGGGGAGACCCTCGCCGTCGCCGAGTC
This genomic interval carries:
- the rimO gene encoding 30S ribosomal protein S12 methylthiotransferase RimO, which produces MPERRTVALVTLGCARNEVDSEELAGRLAADGWDLVEDAAAADVAVVNTCGFVEAAKKDSVDALLEANDLKDHGRTQAVVAVGCMAERYGKDLAEALPEADGILGFDDYADISDRLQTILNGGIHASHTPRDRRKLLPISPAERQETAGVALPGHAQDTPPEDLPEGVAPVSGPRAPLRRRLGNSPVASVKLASGCDRRCSFCAIPSFRGSFISRRPSDVLGETRWLAEQGVKEVMLVSENNTSYGKDLGDIRLLETLLPELAEVEGIERIRVSYLQPAEMRPGLIDVLTSTPKVAPYFDLSFQHSAPGVLRAMRRFGDTDRFLELLGTIRGKAPQAGARSNFIVGFPGETESDLAELERFLTGARLDAIGVFGYSDEDGTEAVGYENKLDAEVIAERLEHISRLAEELTAQRAEERLGETLSVLVESVDGEDGAVGRAAHQAPETDGQVVFTASEGLVPGRMVVAKVVGTEGVDLVAECLGEEAAR
- the pgsA gene encoding CDP-diacylglycerol--glycerol-3-phosphate 3-phosphatidyltransferase, whose translation is MTGVPASATGGTGAKPAPAGKLGAAVVNQVSLWNVANLLTMVRLVLVPGFVLLLLHDGGYDPVWRAWAWAAFAVAMITDVFDGHLARTYNLVTDFGKIADPIADKAIMGAALICLSYLGDLPWWVTGVILFRELGITLMRFWVIRHAVIPASRGGKIKTLAQGTAVGMYVLALTGPLATMRFWVMAVAVVLTVVTGLDYVQQAVTARRKGLAAERAAR